A genomic region of Miscanthus floridulus cultivar M001 chromosome 3, ASM1932011v1, whole genome shotgun sequence contains the following coding sequences:
- the LOC136543955 gene encoding uncharacterized protein, whose product MAPSNQPFTLRSILEKDKLNGTNYADWIRNLRIVLRAEKKEEILDTPLLDEPVDNAPTAEKNAYKKACDADLEVSCLMLACMEPDLQLQFDNNHAAHDMIVALNDMFQTQARTERFNVSKAFAETKLAEGTTVGPHVIKMVGYTQRLEKLGFPIGPELATDFILTSLPPSYGNFIVNYHMHGAEKGLNELCGMLKIAEADIKKGAGSSHVMAVQNKPKFKKGNSWKKKKGKAKDEISKPNPPAPKAGPPADAECFHCHGNGH is encoded by the coding sequence atggcacctagcaatcaaccatttactttgcgttcaattcttgagaaagataagttgaatggaacaaactatgcagattggatccgcaacctaagaattgttctcagggctgagaaaaaggaagaaattctagacaccccattacTAGATGAGCCTGTTGATAATGCACCTACTGCAGAGAAAAACGCTTACAAGAAagcatgtgatgctgatcttgaagtgagttgccttatgcttgcttgtatggaaccagatCTGCAGTTGCAGTTTGATAATAACCATGCAGCGCATGATATGATTGTGGCGCTCAATGATATGTTCCAGACTCAAGCCaggactgaaaggttcaatgtctcaaaggcttttgctgaaaccaagctagcagagggcacaacagttgggccacatgtgatcaaaatggttggttacactcagaggttggagaagctaggcttcccaattggccctgaattagctactgattttattctcacgtctcttccgcccagctatggaaatttcatcgtgaactaccatatgcatggggcggagaagggcttgaatgaattatgtggcatgcttaaaatagcagaggctgatatcaagaaaggtgctggcagtagccatgtgatggcagtccaaaacaagcctaagtttaagaagggtaattcttggaagaagaaaaagggcaaggctaaagatgagatctctaagccaaacccacctgcacccaaggctggaccacctgctgatgctgagtgctttcattgtcatgggaaTGGTCACTAG